In Neoarius graeffei isolate fNeoGra1 chromosome 9, fNeoGra1.pri, whole genome shotgun sequence, one genomic interval encodes:
- the zic5 gene encoding zinc finger protein ZIC 5 — MEPSLSKRNSAIRLADLAATQPLPHQNMTGFPGIGGHHPHSHHAHLHPGEMGNDPGVALTPFGPEHMAQTNALKLSPSQHIQSHPEAQTAASFPSSQTTVGFPVAHPHSGYASSRDFILRRELSASAMHALGDQHSSASSPHHHGMFISPTGAYGHTEGGAHPLFTGLHEQTAPGAHHHALNGQMRLGLPGDIYGRPEHFGHRPEHYGPSLHGYNSMNLNVNLASAPHGATGAFLRYMRQPIKQELICKWIDQEQTSKKPCSKTFSTMHELVNHVTVEHVGGPEQSNHVCFWEECPREGKAFKAKYKLINHIRVHTGEKPFPCPFPGCGKVFARSENLKIHKRTHTGEKPFKCEFDGCDRKFANSSDRKKHSHVHTSDKPYYCKVRGCDKSYTHPSSLRKHMKVHCKSPPPPSSSSAAGYHPSSAALGDALAPTTEPQRSRAANLSPQVTNLNEWYVCQGSAVPNNLHTPSSDVPTSESDDEDSFRHSDPRTML, encoded by the exons AGATGGGCAACGACCCTGGAGTGGCTCTCACTCCATTTGGACCCGAGCACATGGCACAGACAAATGCTCTCAAACTTAGTCCATCGCAGCACATTCAAAGCCATCCCGAAGCCCAGACCGCGGCATCTTTCCCGTCTTCTCAGACCACAGTTGGTTTCCCCGTGGCTCACCCCCACTCGGGCTACGCAAGCAGCAGGGACTTCATCCTCAGGAGAGAGCTCTCAGCCTCTGCTATGCATGCACTTGGCGACCAGCATAGTTCCGCCTCCTCCCCTCATCACCATGGCATGTTCATTTCCCCAACAGGTGCTTACGGGCACACGGAAGGTGGTGCCCATCCACTTTTCACGGGACTTCACGAGCAGACAGCCCCAGGTGCCCATCACCATGCTCTCAATGGACAGATGCGCCTGGGTCTTCCAGGGGACATCTACGGCCGGCCAGAACACTTCGGCCACAGGCCCGAGCACTATGGACCTTCCCTTCACGGCTACAATTCCATGAACTTAAATGTGAACCTCGCTTCAGCCCCTCATGGAGCCACGGGGGCGTTTTTGAGGTACATGAGGCAGCCCATCAAACAAGAGCTGATCTGCAAATGGATTGACCAGGAACAAACGTCAAAGAAGCCGTGCTCGAAAACTTTCAGCACGATGCACGAGCTGGTAAACCACGTCACGGTGGAGCACGTCGGCGGACCCGAGCAGAGCAACCACGTCTGCTTCTGGGAGGAATGTCCACGCGAGGGCAAGGCGTTTAAGGCAAAGTACAAACTGATCAACCACATCCGAGTTCACACGGGAGAGAAACCGTTTCCTTGCCCTTTTCCTGGTTGTGGAAAAGTGTTTGCCCGCTCGGAAAACCTAAAGATTCACAAGAGGACTCACACAG GTGAGAAGCCTTTCAAATGCGAGTTTGACGGCTGCGACCGAAAATTCGCCAACAGCAGTGACAGGAAGAAGCATTCCCACGTGCACACCAGCGACAAGCCGTACTACTGCAAAGTGCGCGGTTGTGACAAGTCCTACACGCACCCGAGCTCATTGCGCAAACACATGAAGGTGCACTGCAAGTCTCCTCCGCCCCCTTCCTCCAGCTCGGCCGCCGGGTACCATCCCTCCTCTGCGGCGCTCGGTGACGCGCTCGCGCCCACCACAGAACCGCAACGGAGCCGCGCCGCCAACCTCTCCCCACAGGTCACCAACCTCAACGAGTGGTACGTATGCCAGGGCAGTGCTGTTCCCAACAATCTCCACACCCCTTCCAGCGACGTGCCAACCTCCGAATCCGACGACGAGGACTCTTTTAGACATTCAGACCCAAGGACGATGCTCTGA